AAAGCATATGCCCAAAAGGACCTTAAATAAGTCCCAAGATCATCTGGGTATGTCATATTCCTTAACAGCTTAAAACACTGAAAGTGAAAAACTAAGGCTGCTTGCACATCACTTCTAGCCTCTTGGTAATTTTTCGATCCCAAGTCCGAAGACGCATTGGCTAACTTTTGATGTATATCTTGGTACATACTAGCACAATATCCATATGTTGCTCTAGTACTCTGATTTGGGTCTGTAGCATTTAAGTTGTCAAACATTTGTTTCAAGTTTTGAGCTTGTGTTGAAGCACAGGCATCGATCAATATCTTTGCGAGTCCTATTAAATCTGCAGTAGCACTTCCAGgattaaagaaaaaacatttgTTGCAATCGTTAGGTTGTGGGGTCCTATAACATATGTCACTGTAACTATTTGTTGAAATTCCATTAACCAGGTTCTGCTTTGTTGCTAAAGCAATAATGATGAAGGAAATCAACATTGAAATTGTTTGGAACAAAGACATATACGTAGATACAATAAACCTgcacaaagaaaaataaa
The sequence above is drawn from the Castanea sativa cultivar Marrone di Chiusa Pesio chromosome 5, ASM4071231v1 genome and encodes:
- the LOC142634700 gene encoding uncharacterized protein LOC142634700, which produces MSLFQTISMLISFIIIALATKQNLVNGISTNSYSDICYRTPQPNDCNKCFFFNPGSATADLIGLAKILIDACASTQAQNLKQMFDNLNATDPNQSTRATYGYCASMYQDIHQKLANASSDLGSKNYQEARSDVQAALVFHFQCFKLLRNMTYPDDLGTYLRSFWAYALDSQAIIDKILK